Part of the Amphiura filiformis chromosome 9, Afil_fr2py, whole genome shotgun sequence genome is shown below.
ATTGTTGTTCACCAAGGCAACAAAGTGGGGTTGCACACTTTCAGAAGCTGGGGGTGCCTatcagaataaataaaaacaataatttattttaGGACGTTTCAAGGTTAggaactgtgcaataattatgagccatggtgggagggtaaaattgggggagggcaagtaatttttggcaagccgagaggtggggggcaagcgatttttggtacacattcttgggacgccttttaaataaaacgctctaaaaaagcTAAGGAAACAGTacaaaaatgcttaaatatgcaaattttcctgcttgttGCACTCGCAATATATATCTAGACTATtctaggtttgcaaattgggatcccaaaaatttggcatacccggtacatgtgcaaagggggggaagattttttggcgggctgagagggggggcaactaagcgatttttggcaggccaagaaggGGGAAAATGAATTTTGGCAGGCTGTTTGAAAATTTTACcgagggggctcataattattacacaaccCCTAGATGTCTTAAAGTTCTCTGTGATATAATGTAATGCCTGATTGGTTCGTAACTACTGTCAAAACAAACAGCCAGACATTACTCTGATCGGAACTGGCTGCAAGGTCTTTGTCATCCATTGCATCTGCCCCACAAGTAATGGAGAGAGCAaataattaaaatcaaattttccCCTAACTGCAGTCAAAACCTTGACCACTGGGTCATCATGCCGCTCTCTCAATGATGAATCCCTAAGGAAACATTTAACAAGgaagaacaaacaaaaaatctgAAGTGAAGAACACAACATACCAGCCGAAGCCAGCATTCAGTTTCCCTCCAACCCACCTCTGTTTGTCCCTCTTGTGCACTTTTCTCGTGGGCGGCATGTATATCTTCGTCTTCCTCCAAACGATGGCCTCTGTCTTCTGGCGTCAAATCCTTGGTATAATCAGCAAACTTGCGCAATGTACCGTCTGCAAGGAACAGATGAAAGAAATGCACTCATATCAGATGATTGACTTCTGATGCCAACGCCAGAAAATTTACTTTGAAATACCGGTAATTAAACTCCGGGTGTACCTGAACTGTTGTTAACAACCTGTTGTCTTTTTGTATATTACTAGGCTAAATGTAGGCTTAGAGAAAAAAACGCACAAATGCGAGATGGCAACTGCAAAGTGCGAGAAAAAAGAGATTTACACCCAAAAATTGGCAGGAAAAAAACCCGACAGCACTGCCCTCTATTGTCTCAATTTAACCATTGCATTGCATGAGCAGACATGACACAAGAGGggccaaaaatacaaaaaaaattctcataaatcagcttaaaatgTCAATATACTGAATGATTATTTTGTATAGTATATAAAGAATATCACTTGTAAATGTTGCTTGGATATGCCAGAAAATTTGCAAACTCAGGCTGGAAAATCGGGTCAAACTTTAAGCCTATATCAGTTGTAATGGTTGTCAAATTCTGTGGTACAATTACCGAAAAGGGTGacacttgctagacttgagtccagtcctcatttacaaagtttagggttagggtttatggttggggtagggcagtcttataACAAGACTAGTAGAGTCACACCCTATTCTGCAATCGCTCCAATTCTGCATATATCAGACACAGAAACAGTTTATCTTGGTAGAATAAAAGCAAGAAAAGCACTAAAAAGTGAGATTCACAGCGAGAAATGCGAGATTACGTTTTCTCTCTAAGCCTAGCTAAATGGCTAagcatttttgtaattttaccaGCCCAACAGCAAAGTTACCTGTGGTGTGATGTGGTGTACAGTTGTGCTGTATTATGTTGTGGTGCAGATGATATTATAATCTTTGCAGAAAACCCTGATGATCTGGAGTCTATGCTACAAGCCCTCAACAATGGAAGTAACCAAGTGGGGCTGAAGATCAACATGAGCAAGACCAAGTATGTTCAACAGATTTGTCATCAAGAAGCAAATCTACATTCACCAAACAGCActagaagaagtagaagaatatGTGTACTTGGGTCAAGCTGTCAAAATTAGCTACAACCACTTCGACGAAGTTAGACAAAGAGTAAGAGCATGATGAGGTGCTTGTGGAAAATTGAATGAGTTGATGCAGACCAAATGCCATTATGTCTTTCACAGAAAGTCTACAACCAGTGTGTCCTCCCAGCCATGACATATGGCTCAGAAACTTGGGCCATGACTCAGAGAATGGAGCAGAAGTTGATAGTGGTTCAACACAGTATGGACAGGAGCATGCTTGAGATCACAAAAAGAGACAGGAAAACAAATGAGTGGATCAGAAGCATGACACAGGTCACCAATGACATGGGATAAATCAGAGTGGCATCACCTTGGAGAGGCCTTCAGCCTTCACCCTGCAGTGCCAGTGGATCGATGATGGCTTTATGATGATGTTGTGGTGCATGGTGGTGTGGTATGGAgggtgtgtggtgtggtgtggtgttgAGTTGAGTTGTGTGTGGTGTTGAGTTATGGTGTGACATAGTGTGATGTCGATGTCGATGTTGCTTGTGGCGTAGTGTGGTGGTATGGTCTGTGCGTGGTGTTGAGTTGTGATGTGTGTTGTGgtgcaatttggcattttaatgtGTTGCGTTGTGGTGTTTAATTGATCGCACCTGGATCCCCTATAGACAAGGGGCAcaatcagaggatgtttaaagacattcccacaacccaatggggtttctgaccttgtatgtctggcttttgtacacatgtggtacagttgatcatgccttgcattggaattgtgtgcaaatatctggtgttttcatcctattatttaacattcataacatcgagacttaggaataaaattaatgcagtgggacaatatgaatgtttcctgtaagaaaatcaaatatcagtcctaagtctcaactattagctcgttggctgccgttttaaaattaccattttgtgtgtgtggcaatggggactttgcctttaaaattaggttatattgatcaaatttcccaatcatagtgcattgtaggaatgcctttaagcctcctctggggcACAATCAACTTCTGGGTAGTTTAACATTCTTCTGTATACCAAAATGCACTCTCTATTGAAAATAAATTAGAAGACAGCTGCATTACTCCCAATGCTAGCTACATGTATCTTGATAGGTCAGTGGAATTAAACTTTACACTTTGGATGGTATCTTCAAGGGCCGACCAAACATACTTCAAAGGTGCCtgcttgagggccaaatacacctgCATTTCTTATGTTTTCATTGAACTTTTGAACAATTCAAGAGCCAAACACAATTGGTTGGCAGCTGGCATTGtttgaaataagcacttatcctcttctccaaaaatcactggggacaaccatattgagctatgtacttgtcctctggacaaccactatattttacctctaaaatcattaagggcgtactacacccatatattggtttgattggtctaaaaaaatattttttcatttatagcgaggcgatatatgcacggatcatgtgaaataaaaaaaattaaaaaaaaataaataaaaaggtgtttttaaaccattgtatagtaagtcattttagccctatatattttttgtttaccgtatcctggtaactcagatgcgtgtttcataacaaaccataatttattcttttcaacatgttcaagtagggtacatgaatagaatacattaaatcctttgttatactctctatagaaaatctagtggtgcttgcaaaatatataacactgaataaattaaataaacacttacacaatagatgcatagtcattagtcaatttgatattgatgttgttattgatgtgttgttaggagaagaaaaggctattaggtcaccgtatgtcaggttataggtcaattggttcaggtcaaatttaagcatcaattttgaatacacatgtgagagtctgtgatacaaaatgtatcataatgaggaataattttgatattctgtctttaactggatatatatcgagaagtgcaaggtggatatactaatataccttgggatgtaaatggtgagtacaatttagaatgcctagttgagatggatttcacaaataaatataaatagttaccaaaatcacaaaagctaagcttacggaaaactacccaatatggtggtataggtgacaagaaatacaagttttttcaacattgctgtagtatggttgtggtaacctgttacctatgacttaattaagtttcagtgaaataatgtcatagttaaaaatacaaaatatagctcaacattgaaaatagaagcattttaaccagttcctttttgatagttgtggagcaccaagttcatgaagtcataaaagaaatcaggaaccacttattcccattttacatatcaactttatttccctaacgtgttagcaacacatatccaaaattttaacgaaatccgttgatattaagctttccaaaatgaagtgaatttaaatcatcagtgatgtaccaccttttggtttctacttttaaaagcatgtaagctacgttgataccgatgccaccaataaaacgagaagatttgcccttcattttgcataccactttgtccaatttttttgtaatttcttcacaaaatgcaaaaaaatgcaaaaaaaaatcaatgggtgtagtacccccttaatttataAACAAATAATAACTTGACATTAAGTTTTGACATTTGTAATGATGTTTGATTGTAATTTTTATCCTTTAAAAAGAGAGATCTAAGGACTACTGCTAGCACAGAGTATTATGCTGCGATGCCCATATGTTCAGCATGTCCAGTTctgaatatttttgattactCATATCATTTCACTGAGTTACCCAATGGTTCAAGTGCTTCCCGCATGATCAGAATGGTGGATTTTGAAGCTTGCACAAGTTTTCTAATTTGTGGCTATGGATTTTTTAgagcaaaaaacatcaaacaaattttttacactcaaaaatatgacacattttggggacaaccaaaatattttgaggacaacctccatattttcctaaTTTAGGACACCACTGGCAGCTGGCAGGCTAAATTTGGCCAGCAGGCTGCCTATATTAAGAACCTCTTACCTATTTTACCATGCTTACCTAGTGGAATGCTTTTCTGGTTGTTAAGCACAGCATGTAATAGACCCACAGTGCCACATGCATTGCCTACAAACTGCTTCATGAAGTACACATCTGGATTGACCGTATTCCCATCTTTTTCTATACGTTCCACTTCCTTCTTCTCTGCTTCTTTGATCTGCATTTTCCAAattcaaaaaggtttttttatttacttCAAAAGAAGTAAGTTTTCTCACATTATTTCATTAGGCCATCTTCATTTAAaaatttgtctcaaagcccttcacaagttgaaaacctaatgcggaatgcaggTTTTTTAGGGgttttttctactttttttatCTGTGTGAtgagttttttttacaaaatagaCCAACTTTACATCTCTCAAacaggtttcactgtggtcaagatgaacaatattattgagatttacgattcAGGCTCTATTAACATCTGACAATGTCAGACATGAGATTTTTGTATGGTGGATTTGgggaaaaatataaataaattttctAAACCGAGTACATGTTTGTATGTTAGTGTACATACACATGTGTGAGTCTAAGGGTAAAAATAATTGGGCTACTGGCCTTGTTTCAGGCCCACAATTTGCCTACTGTAGCCCATTGATATTAAATATCACACACCACCAGGCTACACTTTTTTTGTCCTGAGCCATAGCTCATCACCATGACAGTCTATACATATTAAGATAATCAGGAAATAGTAAATGGtgaacaaaattaattaaaattcttAAATTACGATTTGTTACTAAAACAAAAGTGAGGCCTGTTTTGACTACCTACAGAGCGAATCCTGGTCCCAATTCAGGTGAAACAGTACTTACTTTTTTTCTTAAACCGAGTCCTGACAGAAAAGCTCATATCTTCATGTGTGACTTCTACAACCTTTGTTTACAAGAACCCTTTCATGTACAGTACATGTAATCTAATTTCACCATACTACAAAAATACCCCATAAAATTTACATCTTTGGCCAAAAGTTAATGACCAAAAATGTACCTTTTTGGACTCAATTATAAAAAGCAAATATAGTTGATCAAAAAAACTACTCATTTTCTTAAACAGTAACTAAGTGCTGTTATGCTTACTTTTTCACTGAGGGGGAATAGTAACATCAATGCAGCAACTGGCTGTGTCACCATGCCTAGTAGTTCTGGCTCCAAGCCAATCACATCTTCAAACTGCCAGTCTTTAGACATTCCCATATCATATAAATACTGAAACATAACATTAACAATGTaattaatgtaatacacattcttcgtaaagcaaaaaaaatagttgtgttgccctcagcgaccgaccctaaatcttgaaaaatcagggtcgcaagatttttgggttttttaaatgACGATTTTTGCAgatatgttcaaaaaatcaatgattttcacttaaaatttttattttattgaaagactaatcttaaattgattatctaacaagtatccagtagtcaaaattgacaaaaggcccttatggaagaagcattattcaatatttgtggggatttaaaaaaaatgaaggtttaaaaaaaaaaaaaaaaaaaataattgaccgaccgacccaactttccattttttcccacttgagggcaacacaacattttattttttttttttaatcttggcACTATGGCTGCTCCCCTGTAATTCAGTTCTTTCAGTAGTCGACATTGACAGTCACAAACTTGTACAACGATTCTTGTGATTTCCTCAAGTGGTCAATTAATATTGATCGTTTTGCTATTTTTAGCATCAGCTGCAAGAGACTATTGCTAgctcattttcatttttctattgcAAGCCATGATCTCAGGGTGCTCAATGCATTGCGTTCATCCATAACATGCATAAAAATTGGGCTGTGGATGAAGCAGCACACAGTGCTAACAGGTAAAAAATTATCTTTTCCGAGCGCCATGACCACCTGGGGACCTGGCCTCGCCAAGTATGGGCatctataataaacatattaggGCAAACATTTAACAAATGTTGTTTCACTTACATGTAGAttcttgaataaattcatcaggactgttcattcatagtagaattgttagttgtgatttcatatacgactagtccaataaaatatccacttacttgcagacgtttcagTTTCCTTTGTCAATAGCATTCAAtggcatcgataaaggaaactgacagtttccgaaacgtctgcaagtaattTTTTATTGGACTAGTCCAATGAAATCACAACTACATTGTAACAATGTTGTTTCACTGTCTGTACAGAGTATTATGACATGAACAAAGTACGAGCTTCTGTCACACGATGAGGTTCTAAATTGTTTCCCTTCTTGAGTCTAATAAATCTATTCTTCCAAAATGCTTACCTTGCTCATGACCTGTGTAtacaaacaaagaaaggaaagaaaaaacacATTTGATTAGTAATTTCATGGATGTACATTGTATTTCATTGACTTCTTAATTATTTCAGTTTTGTACATTGGGAAGTTTGGGAGAACTAACATACATGTAAATCTATTTAAATATTTGGGAGATTTGGACAACTTTCAGGATTAAACACACTAAGGTTGGTGATGCCTAATTGAAAATTGCATTTATACACCAAGTTACATACTACATGTATTCACCccatttgttttttcaatttttaagtcCTACATGTACTAGAATTATGATGTCAATAAAATTTAAGGTGGCACCCACACACAGGTGTGTGGATCTTTATGGGAAAAAAGAATATTTGTGTCGTccgcaaaaataataaaatgagagGAGGGGAAGAGAGGGGAGGTCATTAATATAAAGGAGAAATAAAAGTGTCCCAAGAATTGATCCTTGTGGGACTCCATAGATGATATCACTACAAGTGGTGTTGTTGTAgacaacatattgttttctacCCAAAAGATCATTTTTGATCCAAGAGTTGGCAAGGCTCCTGATACGTAAGCATTGAGTTTATCTAAAAGGATGTCGTGGTTTAGGGTATCAAAGGCCTTACTTAGGTCAAGGAAAATGCCAAGACAGTGTTGTTTATCGTCCAGATCGTCAGTTCATTATTAATTAGTTTTTCAAGTTCCATGGGATCTTTATGGGAAAAAAGAATATAAATTTGTGTTGTccgcaaaaataataaaatgagagGAGGGGGAAGAGAGGGGGAGGTCATTAATATAAAGGAGAAATAAAAGTGGCCCAAGAATTGATCCTTGTGGGACTCCACAGATGATATCACTACAATCGGAAGTGGTGTTGTTGTAgacaacatattgttttctacCCAAAAGATAATTTTTAATCCAAGAGTTGGCAAGGCCCCTGATACCGTAAGCATTGAGTTTATCTAACAGGATGTCGTGGTTTAGGGTATCAAAGGCCTTACTTAGGTCAAGGAAAATGCCAAGGCAGTGTTGTTTATCGTCCAGATCGCTGGTAATTCTGCAGTAAAGATCGTTGATAGCCATGTAGGTGGATCTTTGTGGCCTAAAACCATATTGATGAGggcttaaaatgtcattttttgttgttAAGTCAAGGAACCAATCATACGTGATTTTTTCAAGGATTTTTGAAATGGAAGGTAAAATTGaaattgtggtcacttattgatactcgcctgttgtgtagagcgttaaaaggcccttcgcacttgattattagtttcctgtttatcgcctcgcgtccaaaattgaaaatctcaaaataattaattattttatttttatttctaattttctccaattaaaataactttcaactacttttactttccattttctgactttaataatatcaacaataatgatgaatgaacaaagagtacaactccaccttcactcagtgtccgaaataaggaaaatatggaggttatccggAGGATAACttaagcataaattctgcttgtcctcaatacattttggttgtccccaaaatgcgtcatacttttggaggtaaaatatagtgattgtccaggggataagtacatagctcaatatggttgtccccagtgatttttggacaagaggacaagaggataagtgcttatttcgagcACTGCCTTCACTTatttagaaaatcaaatattgttgtgaaataattaaatgcccgtctagtcaaaacgagtccatagttgcttgtaatagttcaaactaaataaagaaagtaaaagataattaataaactcatccctttttcaaaatctttaacaggaaactaaaaatcaagtgcgaagggcctaatatgatgccggatcagtgaccaatttaatggcggaacccctttgttcgaaacaatggtaccacttaaatttatgaatagcctgtcgcaacttctaatcggcatcaaacgaacaaagtattatattataatctattgcgactctatttctaagCTCTTTGGTTTGTACAATCACTTTGAAAGATAAATTACACATTATAAGTAATCTTAAACATACTATATTCCTGCTATAcatttagtccgaataatcagtcccaaaacaaaatattaatttctgacatgatcatgtTCTGGGTCTGATATATGAAATCTtaatggcaaattggacaaaagaaacacattgacagctttttaatccctattcatgtttaATATGTGAATCACGTTATTCgttattgtggaccatccttctgatacttgagtgtttggacaagcggaatggTCTTTTGTCTACATCTCTAAAttgtaaacagacgaggaggtcaaaattgtcatcctcgccgaataggaagGACAGCGTAATAATAGCACGGCACTAGTAATAGTAGTattattatacattgtacataggcctactgtataCCAGTACGGGCGCACAGAGTTTTTACAAGACATACTTACTTGTCCCGCAATAACGGGAATTCCTTTACCAACCGGACTTTGCTGTCCTGCAATATCGGGTAATCCTGTCATAACGAGACATTATGTTTTTAACATGCTCTTCGGGCTAAACGATTGAGTATCGCATGTCGTGAATAGCGCCATCGTGTTCAACGTGAAAAGAACCCCTAAGTCGACCATGGCGGGGGGTTACGGCAAAATGGGATGTTACTGATATTTTTctatttcttgttttccattgaAATATCTATAGACAATTCGAACAATGCAATACGTATTTAGCAACgtaatataaacaattttttatttgacttatttcaaacaaaatatattttatttgttccAAGAAAGAATTTCCATCAACTGAGGAGTCAAATTTTACTACAGTTAATTTCCCGACTCCCAAACaaaatttataagtcatttttttaaccacattccactgcatacattttcaaaatatcgtGCTCGCATTTGTGGAATTATTTATCGATAAGCTGCTCAAAAAAGTAGCATAATTTGCTGAAAACTGAATCAATTCCCATCGGGTTTTCTTTCAGTGGGCGCCATAATGCTTATTAATATTCTGACATAAAAAGGTCATAGGTTGCGTATTTGCATAATTCGGAAAACTCCGGAAACTCCGCTGCTAAATTTCATGCATAAATCCGGAAGTCGGAAGCTTTTGCCGAACGATTATGGTGGTGACGTCACCTAAAAATGAGCCATCTGCGCTTGCGCCGAGTGAAAATAACAGCGGTCATTTACACACTGCCGAATGCATACTTCGATATGTCCTCTCATGGTAGTTTTCACGTTATAACGGGACTTCCTTCAATCACCGGACTTTAGGGTACGGTGGGAAATAATAATTACGAATATTTAATAATGTCTGTTTATTGCAAGACATCCTCTAATGTAAGAAAGTCCGGTAAAAAGTCTGTGCGCCCGTACTGGTATAcacctagtgccgtactattacgctaggcctggcattttcgggtaattttgtacccgggtacccgccgcaattttcaggcgggtaaccggtaccaaaaaaaaaaaaaaaaaaaaaaaaaaattttttttttttaagtttttactttttcggttttgtagtgtctctggacctagacctaaatgccaggatcattcatggttgacctaaaaaaaaaaattaaaaaaaaatttcaagatattttgttattttttatatgaaaattgataatttgtattcatgtcatagtctattaatgatttcaaaatgtattgaatttgaaaccgggtacaaaaaaaaaaatattttttttttttttttgaatttcggtacccgggagggtatttcctaccgggtaatgtaatctcggcggtacccgtttacccgaccgaaaatgccagccttatattacgctgactttcatatttggcgaggaggacgatttcgacctcctgggtttgtttacaaacagagaggtagacaaaaaccgttccgcttgtccaaacactcaacttcagtatcagaaggatggtccacaatacaATACTAgcatgattcacgtaacatgaatagggattaaaaagctgtcacgtagaaccatgtgcttctattgtccagtttgccatcaagatttcatatggaaacagttcagacccagtacacgatcatgtcagaaattaatattttgttctgggtctgattattcggactagttaCACTAGGTATGTGACTATCAGCTGCTCATTGGAGCATTTAGTGAAGCCAATTTCTTAATTGTGCTTTTTTTCAGGTGTACACAGAGCACTCTGTTTGAACTCCTGTAGAATTAGTATTATTAAAGGTACATTGGCAAGTAAATAATGTATTTGAAGCTTACATTTTTCTCTTTCtagtcatgtttttaaaaaaattgtatgatTTTTGAAAGTTGAgaaaatcatcatgaaaaattaaGGTAAAATTCAACTTTCATTTGTTCAATGCAgatgaatttttatttctttgaaactattttttttaGTAAACTTATATACTCAGGCACATGCATGCCAAATATCTAGTTGATCTGAAAACCGAAATGTTGTTTTTGAGCATGATATTTGTAACAGCATGCACAGAAAATGTTGAATAATCAACTGCACTCAATACACTTTGTACAGTCCACTTGTGTGTGGGTCGTTGTGCACCCATGCATGATTGGATAAA
Proteins encoded:
- the LOC140161038 gene encoding ubiquitin carboxyl-terminal hydrolase isozyme L3-like isoform X2, yielding MNLFKNLHYLYDMGMSKDWQFEDVIGLEPELLGMVTQPVAALMLLFPLSEKIKEAEKKEVERIEKDGNTVNPDVYFMKQFVGNACGTVGLLHAVLNNQKSIPLDGTLRKFADYTKDLTPEDRGHRLEEDEDIHAAHEKSAQEGQTEAPPASESVQPHFVALVNNNDTLYELDGRKAFPISHGSTSADSLLQDAAKVCKRFMELDPSELRFTVMALVPVQA
- the LOC140161038 gene encoding ubiquitin carboxyl-terminal hydrolase isozyme L3-like isoform X1; amino-acid sequence: MASEKNGEKRWVPLESNPEVMSKYLYDMGMSKDWQFEDVIGLEPELLGMVTQPVAALMLLFPLSEKIKEAEKKEVERIEKDGNTVNPDVYFMKQFVGNACGTVGLLHAVLNNQKSIPLDGTLRKFADYTKDLTPEDRGHRLEEDEDIHAAHEKSAQEGQTEAPPASESVQPHFVALVNNNDTLYELDGRKAFPISHGSTSADSLLQDAAKVCKRFMELDPSELRFTVMALVPVQA